The Acidihalobacter prosperus genomic sequence TGCGACAAGTTTGTGGTCATCGGATGAGGATACGAAGATGTTATATGGAAACGGTCTGGAAGGATTTTTTGGCGCAATGTGGGGGTACCGATCATGGGATTTCTGATTATGCTGGCGGTGCTGGCCGCGGTGGTCTGGGTGGTCGTCGCGGTAGGGCGTTCGGCCTGGAAGGGGCGAGAAGCGCCACCGACGCTGCCGCGCCACGACAGCGCGCTAGAGGCGCTGCGCGAACGCTACGCCCGCGGCGAGATCGACCGCGAGACCTTCGATCGTATGCGGCGCGATATTGAGCGCTGAACCGATACAATGAGATAACCCACCGTGCATCCAAGTATTCTGACATGGATCGCCTGGATCGCACTGGTTTCAGGCGTTGCAACGGCCATCGCCATCATTGCCGCCTTGCTCGTGCTACCCCCGTCGGCACGCCCCCAAAAAACCTTTGCCCAAGCAGCAAATCACCACACATTGGCAACGCATCGCATCAATTCCGTTACTTCCAAATGGCTAGATGCATCTCGACAAATGGAGATAGCAACGATGGTTCAGAGAATATGCGGGTGGGGAAAACCAACAAAGAGAGAGATATAACATG encodes the following:
- a CDS encoding SHOCT domain-containing protein, whose translation is MGFLIMLAVLAAVVWVVVAVGRSAWKGREAPPTLPRHDSALEALRERYARGEIDRETFDRMRRDIER